The following proteins are encoded in a genomic region of Ostrinia nubilalis chromosome 1, ilOstNubi1.1, whole genome shotgun sequence:
- the LOC135071760 gene encoding DNA-directed RNA polymerase II subunit RPB1, whose protein sequence is MATTNDSKAPVRQVKRVQFGILSPDEIRRMSVTEGGIRFPETMEGGRPKLGGLMDPRQGVIDRSSRCQTCAGNMTECPGHFGHIDLAKPVFHIGFITKTIKILRCVCFYCSKLLVSPTNPKIKEVVMKSKGQPRKRLTYVYDLCKGKNICEGGEDMDLGKEGEEGKRGSGHGGCGHYQPSIRRQGLDLTAEWKHANEDTQEKKIIITAERVWEILKHITDEESFILGMDPKFARPDWMIVTVLPVPPLSVRPAVVMFGAAKNQDDLTHKLADIIKSNNELMRNEQSGAAAHVLAENIRMLQFHVATFVDNDMPGMPRAMQKSGKPLKAIKARLKGKEGRIRGNLMGKRVDFSARTVITPDPNLRIDQVGVPRSIAQNLTFPELVTPFNIDRMQELVRRGNAQYPGAKYIVRENGERIDLRFHPKPSDLHLQYGYKVERHLRDDDLVIFNRQPTLHKMSMMGHRVKVLPWSTFRMNLSCTSPYNADFDGDEMNLHVPQSMETRAEVENIHITPRQIITPQANKPVMGIVQDTLTAVRKMTKRDVFLTKEQVMNLLMFLPTWDGKIPQPCILKPQPLWTGKQIFTLIIPGNVNMIRTHSTHPDEEDDGPYKWISPGDTKVVVEHGELLMGILCKKSLGASAGSLLHICMLELGHETAGRFYGNIQTVINNWLLLEGHSIGIGDTIADPQTYLEIQRAIIKAKDDVIEVIQKAHNMELEPTPGNTLRQTFENQVNRILNDARDKTGGSAKKSLTEYNNLKAMVVAGSKGSNINISQVIACVGQQNVEGKRIPFGFRKRTLPHFIKDDYGPESRGFVENSYLAGLTPSEFYFHAMGGREGLIDTAVKTAETGYIQRRLIKAMESVMVHYDGTVRNSVGQLIQLRYGEDGLAGETVEFQNLPTVKLSNKAFEKKFKFDPSNERYLKRIFNEDIIKELTESGYVIADLESEWEQLCKDREILRQIFPSGESKVVLPCNFKRMIWNVQKIFHINMRMPTDLSPIKVIQGVKDLLKKCVIVAGNDRLSKQANENATLLFQCLVRSTLCTKFVSEEYRLSTEAFEWLIGEIETRFQQAQVNPGEMVGALAAQSLGEPATQMTLNTFHFAGVSSKNVTLGVPRLKEIINISKKPKAPSLTVFLTGGAARDAEKAKNVLCRLEHTTLRKVTANTAIYYDPDPQNTVIAEDQEFVNVYYEMPDFDPTKISPWLLRIELDRKRMTDKKLTMEQIAEKINAGFGDDLNCIFNDDNAEKLVLRIRIMNNEDNKFQDNDEETVDKMEDDMFLRCIEANMLSDMTLQGIEAIAKVYMHLPQTEAKKRIVITEQGEFKAIAEWLLETDGTSLMKVLSERDVDPVRTFSNDICEIFTVLGIEAVRKSVEKEMNAVLQFYGLYVNYRHLALLCDVMTAKGHLMAITRHGINRQDTGALMRCSFEETVDVLLDAASHAEVDPMRGVSENIIMGQLPRMGTGCFDLLLDADKCKHGMEMGGLGVGVAGGMYFGVGTPSMTPLMTPWSTQNTPGYGSSVWSPGQVGSSMTPGGPSFSPSGASDASGLSPAYSAWSPQPGSPGSPGPPLSPYASPAGASPSYSPTSPVYAPASPSLTPTSPHYSPTSPSYSPTSPNYSPTSPIYSPTSPSYSPTSPGYSPTSPSYSPTSPSYSPTSPSYSPTSPAYSPTSPSYSPTSPSYSPTSPSYSPTSPSYSPTSPSYSPASPGYSPSSPSYSPTSPVYSPTSRSYSPSSPNYTPTSPGYSPTSPSYSPTSPTYSPTSHSYSPSSPKYSPTSPNYSPKSPSLAGTSPNYSTPTSPQYSPTSPAYSPSSPQHPGSTRYSPSSPNYSPSSPNYSPSSPGYSPSSTKYSPTSQTYTPTSPNYSPSSPAYSPSSAGPSTYSPNSPSYTPTSPNYDDGDD, encoded by the exons ATGGCTACCACGAACGATTCGAAGGCGCCTGTGCGCCAAGTAAAAAGAGTGCAATTTGGTATATTATCACCAGATGAAATc CGACGTATGTCAGTTACGGAGGGGGGCATCCGCTTCCCCGAGACGATGGAAGGTGGTCGTCCAAAGTTGGGTGGCCTTATGGATCCTCGACAAGGGGTGATTGATAGGAGCTCCCGATGTCAGACATGTGCAGGAAATATGACTGAGTGTCCTGGACATTTTGGACACATTGATTTAGCTAAACCAGTCTTTCATATTGGTTTCatcacaaaaacaataaaaatactaagaTGTGTATGCTTTTATTGTTCGAAGTTGCTTGTCAGCCCA acAAATCCAAAGATAAAAGAAGTGGTTATGAAATCAAAAGGACAGCCACGTAAAAGACTGACTTACGTCTATGACTTATGTAAAGGCAAAAACATTTGTGAAGGAGGTGAAGACATGGACTTAGGAAAAGAGGGTGAAGAAGGTAAAAGAGGCTCTGGTCATGGTGGTTGCGGTCACTACCAGCCTTCCATCAGACGGCAAGGGTTAGACCTCACAGCAGAATGGAAACATGCAAATGAAGACACACAGGAAAAAAAGATTATAATTACTGCAGAGCGAGTGTGGGAAATTCTCAAACACATAACAG ATGAAGAATCCTTCATACTGGGTATGGACCCTAAATTTGCAAGGCCCGATTGGATGATCGTAACAGTGCTCCCAGTTCCACCACTGTCAGTAAGGCCTGCAGTTGTTATGTTTGGGGCTGCTAAAAATCAGGATGACTTGACACACAAACTTGCTGACATCATCAAATCAAACAATGAATTGATGCGAAATGAACAGTCAGGAGCAGCAGCTCATGTCCTGGCTGAAAATATAAGAATGCTACAGTTTCATGTTGCCACTTTTGTCGACAATGATATGCCTGGAATGCCAAG GGCCATGCAAAAGTCTGGAAAACCACTCAAAGCAATTAAAGCCCGTCTGAAAGGAAAAGAAGGCAGAATCAGAGGAAACCTGATGGGAAAACGTGTAGATTTCTCTGCACGTACTGTAATCACGCCCGACCCGAATTTACGTATTGACCAAGTGGGAGTGCCCAGGTCTATTGCACAAAATTTGACCTTCCCAGAGTTGGTCACTCCTTTCAACATTGACAGAATGCAAGAACTTGTACGGCGTGGTAATGCTCAGTACCCAGGTGCCAAATACATTGTTAGGGAAAATGGAGAGAGGATAGATTTGAGGTTTCATCCTAAGCCATCAGATTTACATCTGCAATATGGCTACAAAGTGGAAAGGCATCTGAGGGATGATGACCTTGTCATCTTCAACCGTCAACCTACTCTGCACAAAATGAGTATGATGGGGCACAGGGTTAAAGTGCTACCATGGTCCACATTCCGTATGAATTTGAGTTGTACTTCTCCATACAACGCTGATTTTGATGGAGATGAAATGAATTTACATGTGCCACAGTCTATGGAAACCAGAGCTGAAGTAGAAAATATTCACATAACTCCACGACAAATTATTACGCCACAAGCTAACAAACCCGTCATGGGTATTGTACAGGACACATTGACTGCTGTAAGGAAAATGACCAAGAGAGATGTATTCTTGACCAAAGAACAAGTAATGAATCTTCTCATGTTTTTGCCAACATGGGATGGTAAAATTCCACAACCTTGCATTTTGAAGCCTCAACCACTTTGGACAGGCAAACAGATATTTACTTTGATCATTCCTGGAAACGTAAACATGATTAGAACCCACTCTACACATCCAGATGAAGAAGATGATGGACCATACAAGTGGATTTCACCTGGAGACACAAAAGTAGTTGTGGAACATGGAGAACTACTTATGGGTATTTTGTGTAAGAAATCACTTGGTGCCTCAGCAGGGTCTCTGCTTCACATCTGCATGTTGGAGTTGGGTCATGAAACTGCTGGACGATTTTATGGTAACATTCAGACTGTAATCAACAATTGGCTTCTATTAGAAGGCCATTCAATCGGAATCGGAGACACAATTGCTGATCCCCAAACCTATTTAGAAATTCAGCGAGCTATCATCAAAGCTAAAGATGATGTCATAGAGGTCATTCAAAAAGCCCACAACATGGAGTTGGAGCCCACTCCTGGTAATACACTGAGACAGACATTCGAAAATCAAGTAAATCGTATCCTAAACGACGCTCGTGACAAAACTGGTGGTTCTGCTAAGAAATCTCTGACAGAATATAATAACCTCAAGGCTATGGTGGTGGCAGGTTCCAAAGGATCCAACATTAATATTTCTCAGGTTATTGCTTGTGTAGGGCAACAAAACGTTGAAGGTAAACGTATTCCGTTTGGTTTTCGTAAGAGAACACTGCCCCACTTCATCAAAGACGACTATGGTCCTGAATCCAGAGGTTTCGTAGAAAACTCGTATCTTGCCGGCCTGACCCCGTCTGAATTCTATTTCCACGCTATGGGAGGTCGTGAAGGTCTTATCGATACTGCCGTGAAGACTGCTGAAACAGGATATATCCAGCGTCGTCTGATAAAGGCTATGGAGTCTGTAATGGTCCATTATGACGGAACAGTCCGTAACTCTGTTGGGCAACTGATCCAGTTGAGATACGGCGAAGACGGTCTCGCCGGTGAAACTGTCGAGTTCCAGAATCTTCCCACTGTTAAACTGTCTAATAAAGCTTTCGAAAAGAAATTCAAATTCGACCCATCTAACGAGAGGTACTTGAAGAGAATTTTCAATGAGGATATCATCAAAGAGCTCACAGAGTCTGGATACGTTATTGCGGACCTTGAAAGCGAATGGGAACAGCTATGCAAAGATCGAGAAATCTTGCGACAGATTTTCCCTAGTGGTGAATCTAAAGTTGTATTGCCATGCAACTTCAAGAGAATGATTTGGAATGTGCAAAAGATCTTCCACATCAACATGAGGATGCCCACAGACTTGAGTCCCATTAAAGTGATCCAAGGAGTGAAAGATCTTCTGAAGAAGTGCGTGATCGTAGCTGGAAATGATCGTTTGTCGAAGCAAGCTAATGAGAACGCGACATTGCTGTTCCAGTGCTTGGTGCGGTCTACTCTGTGCACCAAGTTTGTGTCAGAGGAGTACAGGCTTTCAACAGAAGCTTTCGAATGGTTGATTGGAGAAATCGAAACTAGATTCCAGCAGGCGCAAGTAAACCCTGGCGAAATGGTCGGTGCGTTGGCTGCTCAGTCTCTCGGAGAACCAGCTACACAGATGACACTGAACACCTTCCACTTTGCTGGTGTGTCATCCAAAAACGTAACTCTCGGTGTGCCGCGTCTAAAGGAAATCATCAACATTTCCAAGAAACCCAAGGCTCCTTCTCTAACCGTATTCTTGACTGGAGGTGCAGCCAGAGATGCCGAGAAAGCTAAAAACGTTCTCTGCCGACTGGAACATACCACATTGCGCAAAGTGACAGCAAACACTGCTATCTACTATGACCCTGATCCTCAAAATACAGTTATTGCTGAAGATCAGGAGTTCGTCAATGTTTACTACGAAATGCCGGACTTTGATCCCACTAAAATTTCGCCGTGGCTGTTGCGTATTGAATTAGACCGCAAGAGAATGACAGACAAAAAATTGACTATGGAACAGATTGCAGAAAAGATCAATGCAGGGTTTGGAGATGACTTGAATTGCATCTTCAATGACGATAATGCCGAGAAGCTGGTATTGCGTATAAGAATTATGAACAATGAAGACAACAAATTCCAGGATAATGACGAAGAAACCGTAGACAAAATGGAAGACGACATGTTCCTCCGGTGCATTGAAGCCAATATGTTGTCTGACATGACACTCCAAGGAATTGAGGCCATTGCTAAAGTATACATGCATCTGCCTCAGACAGAAGCTAAGAAACGAATCGTCATCACTGAGCAGGGTGAATTCAAAGCCATCGCTGAATGGTTGTTGGAAACTGACGGTACATCTCTGATGAAAGTATTGTCTGAGCGCGACGTCGATCCCGTTAGGACTTTCAGTAACGACATCTGTGAGATATTCACAGTACTGGGAATAGAGGCTGTCCGAAAATCAGTAGAGAAAGAAATGAACGCTGTGCTGCAGTTCTACGGTCTTTACGTGAACTACCGTCATCTCGCTTTGCTTTGTGACGTCATGACTGCTAAAGGTCATCTTATGGCTATCACTCGTCACGGTATCAACAGGCAAGACACTGGTGCCTTGATGAGATGTTCATTCGAAGAAACAGTCGACGTACTTTTGGACGCTGCAAGCCACGCTGAAGTCGATCCTATGAGGGGAGTGTCTGAGAACATTATTATGGGTCAATTGCCCCGTATGGGAACCG GATGCTTCGATTTACTTCTCGACGCTGATAAATGTAAACACGGAATGGAAATGGGAGGATTAGGCGTCGGAGTCGCGGGCGGCATGTACTTCGGTGTCGGCACCCCGTCGATGACGCCACTCATGACGCCCTGGTCGACGCAGAACACTCCGGGATACGGCAGTAGCGTGTGGTCTCCTGGACAAG TCGGCAGCAGCATGACTCCCGGCGGGCCGTCGTTCTCGCCGTCCGGAGCGTCGGACGCGTCAGGCCTGTCGCCGGCGTACAGCGCGTGGTCGCCGCAGCCCGGCTCGCCAGGCTCGCCCGGCCCGCCGCTGTCGCCCTACGCCTCGCCCGCCGGCGCCTCGCCCTCGTACTCGCCCACCAGCCCCGTGTATGCGCCCGCGTCGCCCAGCCTCACGCCCACGTCCCCGCACTACTCGCCCACCAGCCCGTCCTACTCGCCCACCTCGCCCAACTACTCGCCCACCTCCCCGATATATTCGCCCACGTCCCCCAGCTACTCGCCCACGTCGCCCGGCTACTCGCCCACGTCGCCCTCGTACTCGCCCACGTCGCCGAGCTACTCGCCCACCTCGCCGAGCTACTCGCCCACGAGCCCGGCCTACTCGCCGACCTCTCCCAGCTACTCGCCCACTTCCCCCAGCTACTCGCCCACGAGCCCCTCGTACTCGCCGACGAGCCCGTCGTATTCCCCGACCAGTCCGTCGTACTCGCCCGCGTCGCCGGGCTACTCGCCGTCGTCGCCCAGCTACTCGCCGACCAGTCCGGTCTACAGCCCGACTTCGCGCAGCTATTCCCCGTCGTCGCCTAACTACACGCCCACGTCGCCCGGGTACTCGCCGACCAGTCCCTCGTATTCGCCCACTTCGCCGACTTACTCGCCGACTTCGCACAGCTACTCGCCGTCCTCTCCGAAGTATTCGCCGACGTCGCCCAATTACTCGCCCAAGTCGCCGTCGCTCGCCGGCACCAGCCCCAACTACTCGACGCCGACGAGCCCGCAGTACTCGCCGACGAGCCCGGCCTACTCGCCGTCGTCGCCGCAGCACCCGGGCAGCACGCGCTACTCGCCGTCGTCGCCGAACTATTCGCCGTCGTCCCCGAACTACTCGCCGTCGTCCCCGGGCTACTCGCCGTCGTCCACCAAATACTCGCCCACGTCGCAGACGTACACGCCGACGTCGCCTAACTACTCGCCGTCGTCGCCGGCCTACTCGCCGTCCTCCGCTGGGCCCTCTACATATTCCCCCAACTCTCCGTCGTACACTCCGACTTCACCCAATTACGATGATGGCGACGATTAA
- the LOC135071767 gene encoding acetylcholine receptor subunit beta-like 1 — protein MLGGSRACLLAAALLTVLYSGWCSEDEERLVRDLFRGYNKLIRPVQNMTQKVDVRFGLAFVQLINVNEKNQIMKSNVWLRLVWMDYQLMWDEADYGGIGVLRLPPDKVWKPDIVLFNNADGNYEVRYKSNVLIYPNGEVLWVPPAIYQSSCTIDVTYFPFDQQTCIMKFGSWTFNGDQVSLALYNNKNFVDLSDYWKSGTWDIIEVPAYLNIYEGNHPTETDITFYIIIRRKTLFYTVNLILPTVLISFLCVLVFYLPAEAGEKVTLGISILLSLVVFLLLVSKILPPTSLVLPLIAKYLLFTFIMNTVSILVTVIIINWNFRGPRTHRMPLWIRSVFLHYLPAALLMRRPRKTRLRWMMEMPGMGAPPHAAAPHDLPKHISAIGAKQSKMEAMELSDLHHPNCKINRAAGGGGEVGALGGLGALGGLGLGGERRESESSDSLLLSPEAAKATEAVEFIAEHLRNEDLYIQTREDWKYVAMVIDRLQLYIFFIVTTAGTVGILMDAPHIFEYVDQDRIIEIYRGK, from the exons ATGTTGGGCGGGTCGCGTGCCTGCCTTCTGGCGGCAGCGCTGCTCACCGTGCTCTACTCAG GATGGTGCTCGGAAGACGAGGAGCGGCTAGTCCGCGACCTGTTCCGTGGGTACAACAAACTCATCCGCCCTGTGCAGAATATGACCCAGAAAGTCGATGTGCGATTCGGACTCGCTTTTGTACAGCTTATCAACGTT AACGAGAAGAATCAAATCATGAAGTCGAACGTATGGCTGCGTTTAGTATGGATGGACTATCAGCTTATGTGGGATGAAGCTGATTATGGTGGTATAGGCGTGTTACGTCTACCTCCCGACAAGGTTTGGAAACCTGACATCGTGCTATTCAACAA CGCTGACGGTAACTACGAGGTGCGATATAAATCTAACGTTCTCATATATCCAAACGGCGAAGTGCTATGGGTACCACCTGCCATTTATCAG AGTTCTTGCACTATTGACGTGACATACTTCCCGTTCGACCAGCAAACTTGTATTATGAAGTTCGGGTCGTGGACGTTCAACGGAGATCAAGTGTCACTCGCGCTGTACAACAACAAGAATTTCGTGGATCTCTCCGATTACTGGAAATCGGGAACGTGGGATATAATCGAAGTACCGGCTTACTTGAATATTTATGAGGGAAACCACCCCACCGAAACTGATATTACATTTTACATCATCATCAGACGGAAAACTTTGTTCTACACTGTGAACTTGATCCTGCCTACTGTTTTGATTTCGTTCCTTTGCGTCCTCGTATTCTATCTGCCTGCTGAAGCTGGTGAAAAG GTAACCTTGGGTATCAGCATTTTACTGTCACTAGTTGTGTTTCTGCTACTGGTGTCAAAGATTCTTCCGCCGACTTCGCTCGTGTTGCCTCTGATAGCCAAGTATCTGCTCTTTACATTCATCATGAACACCGTCAGTATTCTTGtaactgtcatcatcatcaactgGAACTTCAGAGGTCCAAGGACACAcag GATGCCCCTGTGGATACGGAGCGTCTTCCTGCATTACTTGCCCGCAGCGCTGCTCATGCGGCGGCCGCGCAAGACGCGCCTGCGCTGGATGATGGAGATGCCTGGCATGGGCGCTCCGCCCCACGCTGCTGCACCCCATGATTTACCAAAGCACATAAG tgcAATTGGCGCCAAACAGAGTAAGATGGAAGCGATGGAACTATCGGATCTTCACCATCCAAACTGCAAGATTAACCGCGCAGCCGGTGGAGGTGGTGAAGTCGGAGCCCTAGGCGGCCTGGGAGCTCTTGGGGGCCTGGGCCTAGGCGGGGAGAGACGGGAGTCCGAGAGCTCAGACTCACTGCTGCTGTCGCCTGAAGCAGCTAAAGCGACTGAAGCTGTAGAGTTTATTGCAGAGCATTTGAGGAATGAAGATCTGTACATTCAG ACGCGCGAGGATTGGAAATACGTGGCTATGGTGATCGACAGACTGCAGCTTTACATCTTCTTCATCGTCACCACGGCGGGAACGGTCGGCATCCTGATGGACGCGCCGCACATCTTCGAGTATGTCGACCAGGATCGAATCATCGAAATTTATCGAGGGAAGTAA
- the LOC135071751 gene encoding potential E3 ubiquitin-protein ligase ariadne-2, translated as MSAESDMEYSDNDGDDYDYYGEQDDCDMEAVDRSKSDPEYFIYSCLKVEEVEKLLNESIELLSNSLQVTPSLAKVMLHAYEWNAQEIINKYKENANEVLVYSRVKPRVASLLQASASRAVCAVCANTPPIHKYSALACGHYFCNDCWAMHFEVQIMQGVSNTIQCMAQDCEVRAPEDFVISHVPKSTLRERYQQFMFKDHVKSHPQLRFCPGPNCQWIFRAWVREGARRVECRGCELLTCFSCGAPHHAPTDCSTIRRWLTKCADDSETANYISAHTKDCPKCQICIEKNGGCNHMQCGACRFDFCWVCLGDWKAHGSEYYECSRYKEDPNLANDSQHAQAREALKKYLHYYERWENHARSLKLEEQTLASLKSRINQKVMAGEGTWIDWQYLWDSARLLKRCRYTLQYTYPFAYYMEVGPRKELFEYQQAQLEAEIENLSWKVERAETTHRGDLENQMDIAEKRRTTLLKDFLELNTNFASSSSKV; from the exons ATGTCTGCTGAATCTGATATGGAATATTCTGACAACGATGGCGATGACTACGACTATTATGGCGAACAGGACGATTGTGATATGGAAGCAGTGGATCGTAGTAAATCGGATCCTGAATATTTTATATATTCCTGTCTCAAAGTGGAAGAGGTAGAAAAGCTGTTAAATGAATCGATTGAATTGCTCAGCAACAGCCTTCAAGTTACGCCTTCACTTGCCAAG GTAATGCTACATGCATATGAATGGAATGCTCAAgagataataaataagtataaggAAAATGCGAACGAAGTGTTGGTTTATAGTCGTGTGAAGCCCCGTGTGGCCTCGCTGCTGCAGGCCAGCGCAAGTCGTGCTGTCTGCGCCGTGTGTGCGAACACTCCTCCTATTCATAAATACAGTGCTTTAGCTTGTGGACATTATTTTTGCAATGACTGTTGGGCTATGCACTTTGAAGTACAAATTATGCAAG GTGTGTCAAATACCATACAGTGTATGGCTCAAGATTGTGAAGTACGGGCTCCTGAAGACTTTGTTATATCTCATGTTCCAAAATCAACACTGCGTGAACGCTATCAACAATTTATGTTTAAGGATCATGTGAAATCTCATCCACAACTAAGATTTTGTCCAGGACCTAATTGTCag TGGATTTTCCGTGCGTGGGTGCGTGAAGGTGCTCGCCGTGTAGAATGTCGTGGCTGTGAACTGCTGACATGTTTTTCATGTGGAGCTCCTCATCATGCTCCTACTGATTGCTCTACGATCAGACGTTGGCTGACCAAATGTGCTGATGATTCAGAGACTGCTAACTATATCAGTGCTCACACCAAG GACTGCCCTAAATGTCAGATTTGCATAGAAAAAAATGGTGGCTGTAATCATATGCAATGTGGAGCTTGTAGATTCGACTTCTGCTGGGTTTGTTTGGGTGATTGGAAGGCGCATGGCTCGGAATATTATGAATGCAGTCGTTATAAAGAAGACCCTAATTTGGCCAATGATAGTCAACATGCTCAA gcACGAGAAgctcttaaaaaatatttacattactaTGAGAGATGGGAAAATCATGCTCGATCTTTGAAATTGGAAGAGCAGACTTTAGCTAGTCTCAAAAGTCGCATTAATCAAAAG GTTATGGCAGGAGAGGGTACTTGGATTGACTGGCAGTACCTATGGGACTCCGCTAGGCTCTTGAAACGCTGTCGCTACACCCTCCAATATACTTACCCATTTGCATATTATATGGAAGTTGGACCTAGAAAAGAACTGTTTGAATATCAACAG GCTCAATTGGAAGCTGAAATAGAAAATTTATCATGGAAAGTAGAAAGAGCAGAGACCACTCATAGAGGAGACTTAGAAAATCAAATGGATATAGCTGAAAAGAGACGTACAACATTATTGAAAGACTTTCTAGAGTTGAATACAAACTTTGCCTCCAGTAGCAGTAAGGTGTAA